From the genome of Solidesulfovibrio carbinolicus, one region includes:
- a CDS encoding radical SAM protein encodes MTYPSAWELVRGIEPMSLCDWPGRLTAVLFFGGCNLRCPHCHNAALAWTPQAGAAPLTENAVRRFVTSRRPWLDGLVITGGEPTLTPGMPALAAAVAASGLPVKVDSNGLRPDVLATLLDSHPDIYLAVDVKAPFAKYPLVTGGLAQAFEAAERLGQVFALATAHPGRIQFRATRVPELTDDDIREVESLLPPGHALTIQPFRPLPRRGEEKADAQADSQA; translated from the coding sequence ATGACCTATCCATCCGCCTGGGAGCTCGTGCGTGGCATCGAGCCCATGTCCCTTTGCGATTGGCCGGGACGCCTGACCGCCGTGCTGTTTTTCGGCGGCTGCAACCTGCGCTGCCCTCACTGCCATAACGCCGCCCTGGCCTGGACGCCGCAAGCCGGCGCCGCGCCCCTGACCGAGAACGCCGTGCGCCGGTTCGTCACGTCCCGCCGCCCCTGGCTCGACGGGCTGGTCATCACCGGCGGCGAACCCACCCTGACCCCGGGAATGCCGGCCCTGGCCGCCGCCGTGGCCGCCTCGGGGCTGCCGGTCAAGGTCGATTCCAACGGCCTGCGCCCGGACGTCCTGGCCACGCTTCTGGACAGCCATCCCGACATCTACCTGGCCGTGGACGTCAAAGCGCCCTTTGCCAAGTATCCGCTGGTCACCGGCGGCCTGGCCCAGGCCTTCGAAGCCGCCGAGCGCCTGGGCCAGGTCTTTGCCCTGGCGACGGCCCATCCCGGGCGCATTCAGTTTCGCGCCACCCGCGTGCCCGAACTGACGGACGACGACATCAGGGAGGTGGAGTCGCTGCTGCCGCCCGGACACGCGCTGACCATCCAACCGTTTCGACCGCTGCCGCGCCGCGGGGAGGAGAAGGCCGATGCCCAAGCAGATTCGCAAGCGTGA
- a CDS encoding ribonucleoside triphosphate reductase, producing MPKQIRKRDGCLETWSSQRIAQAILKALKASGVQDPILATRLAGKVEGKLEELGNDVPEQEHVQDAVELVLMESRLFAVARRYIVYREKRRELREQKAAFLDIADVIDTYIAKTDWRVAENANMNHSFQGLMLHLSGTVQARYALEKYPEEVRAAHEHGYFHIHDLSFGLAGYCAGWSLRDLLLEGFNLAGRSCAGPPRHFDTALGQMVNFLGTLQNEWAGAQAFNNVDTYLAPFIRQDGLTYKEVKQAMQKFVFNLNTTSRWGGQSPFTNLTFDLSPPKHLANEAVIIGGKMQDAVYGDFAPEMAMINKAFLEVMAGGDYDGRIFSFPIPTYNVTKDFPWDSEIGTLLLEMTAKYGAPYFQNFINSDLSPEDVRSMCCRLQMDLRQLRNKVGGLFGAGDLTGSVGVVTLNLPKLAFLAQGEEDFLDLVGEYAELAKTALEFKRKMISDNLERGLFPWTKRYLKNGFKGHFSTIGLVGGHEACLNLLGKGIETEAGVRLMTRMLEHLREVTSRFQEETGNLYNLEATPAEGTSYRLAKIDKALYADIKASGNGTPYYTNSTTLPVGLSRDVFAALEHQNKLQPLYTGGTVFHTYLGEAVADVEALKSFIVKAFTMTKIPYLSITPTFSVCKEHGYVKGEHFECPQCGAPSEVFTRIVGYYRPVSLWNKGKQAEYAERLTYGEIC from the coding sequence ATGCCCAAGCAGATTCGCAAGCGTGACGGATGCCTGGAAACCTGGTCCAGCCAGCGGATCGCCCAGGCGATCTTAAAAGCGCTTAAGGCCAGCGGCGTCCAGGACCCGATCCTGGCCACCCGACTGGCCGGCAAGGTCGAGGGCAAGCTGGAGGAACTCGGCAACGACGTGCCCGAGCAGGAGCATGTCCAGGACGCGGTGGAGCTGGTGCTCATGGAGTCGCGGCTTTTCGCCGTGGCCCGGCGCTACATCGTCTACCGCGAGAAACGCCGGGAGCTGCGCGAGCAGAAAGCCGCCTTCCTCGACATCGCCGACGTCATCGACACCTACATCGCCAAGACCGACTGGCGGGTGGCGGAAAACGCCAACATGAACCACAGCTTCCAGGGCCTCATGCTCCACCTGTCGGGCACGGTGCAGGCCCGGTACGCCCTGGAAAAATATCCCGAGGAAGTGCGCGCCGCCCACGAGCACGGCTATTTCCACATCCACGACCTGTCCTTTGGCCTGGCCGGCTACTGTGCCGGCTGGAGCCTGCGCGACCTCTTGCTCGAAGGCTTCAACCTCGCCGGCCGCTCCTGCGCCGGACCGCCCCGCCACTTCGACACGGCCCTGGGGCAGATGGTCAATTTTCTGGGCACCCTGCAAAACGAATGGGCCGGGGCCCAGGCGTTCAACAACGTCGACACCTACCTGGCCCCCTTCATCCGCCAGGACGGCCTGACCTATAAAGAGGTCAAGCAGGCCATGCAGAAGTTCGTCTTCAACCTCAACACCACCTCGCGCTGGGGCGGCCAAAGCCCGTTCACCAACCTCACCTTCGATCTTTCCCCGCCCAAACACCTGGCCAATGAGGCCGTCATCATCGGCGGCAAGATGCAGGACGCCGTTTACGGCGACTTTGCCCCGGAAATGGCGATGATCAACAAGGCCTTCCTGGAGGTCATGGCCGGGGGCGACTACGACGGCCGCATCTTCTCCTTCCCCATCCCGACCTACAACGTCACCAAGGATTTCCCCTGGGATTCCGAGATCGGCACGCTGCTGCTGGAGATGACCGCCAAGTACGGCGCGCCGTATTTCCAGAACTTCATCAATTCCGACCTCTCGCCCGAGGACGTGCGCTCCATGTGCTGCCGGCTGCAGATGGATTTGCGGCAGTTGCGCAACAAGGTGGGCGGACTGTTCGGAGCCGGCGACCTGACCGGGTCGGTGGGCGTGGTGACGCTCAATCTCCCCAAGCTGGCCTTTCTGGCCCAGGGCGAGGAGGATTTCCTGGATCTGGTCGGCGAGTACGCCGAGCTGGCCAAGACGGCCCTGGAATTCAAGCGTAAGATGATCAGCGACAACCTGGAGCGGGGGCTGTTCCCCTGGACCAAGCGCTACCTCAAAAACGGCTTCAAGGGCCATTTCTCCACCATCGGGCTGGTGGGCGGCCACGAGGCCTGCCTGAACCTGCTCGGCAAGGGCATCGAGACCGAGGCCGGAGTGCGGCTCATGACCCGGATGCTGGAGCATCTGCGCGAGGTGACCTCGCGTTTTCAGGAAGAGACCGGCAACCTCTACAACCTCGAAGCCACGCCGGCCGAGGGCACGAGCTACCGGCTGGCGAAAATCGACAAGGCGCTGTACGCCGACATCAAGGCCTCGGGCAACGGCACGCCGTACTACACCAATTCCACGACCCTGCCGGTGGGGCTGTCGCGCGACGTGTTCGCCGCCCTGGAGCATCAAAACAAGCTCCAGCCGCTCTACACCGGCGGCACGGTGTTCCACACCTACCTGGGCGAAGCCGTGGCCGACGTGGAGGCGCTCAAGTCGTTTATCGTCAAGGCCTTCACCATGACCAAGATTCCGTATCTGTCGATCACGCCGACGTTTTCGGTGTGCAAGGAGCACGGCTACGTCAAGGGCGAGCATTTCGAGTGTCCCCAGTGCGGCGCGCCCTCGGAAGTGTTCACGCGCATCGTGGGCTATTACCGGCCGGTGTCCTTGTGGAACAAGGGCAAGCAGGCGGAGTATGCGGAGCGGCTGACGTACGGGGAGATTTGCTAG
- a CDS encoding ATP-binding protein codes for MQREGQNYEKKSLKAITGTTANWAEVAKDCIAFATSGNGTICFGIEDKEEAPPPNQLIDKSLPDRFRRKIAEITVNVILFPTITAHANGGEVLEVKIPRSQSIPSTTDGRFFIRVSDSIKPVVGDEILRLATDRNSFSWETQCLFDIPVEQIDLIAWTNIVAALKNSDRVKPSIKEKTGHELMAHYMLSRDGLLTNLGILCIGRPEDRGRLGVAPVIQYLKYDDQGDKIGKTSWDDHSLNPLALIDAIWNEIQEFKEFFEFPHGLFRQQIPSYDRTVIRELLVNAIVHRPYTQRGDIFINSHPKEMTIVNPGALPIGVTAQNILHTTIRRNEHLARLFHDLNLMEREGSGFDKIYEILLSQGKAPPCVTEKHDRVEVTVSKSIIKPELIDFIAKIDSQYYLTQREKIALGIIIQHESISSTELARALGLETTESTKNWVNKLITASIIQKRGKTQAMSFFVDPNLLRNIEFIPQTTLRRIEPHRLKALVIEDLSRYPKSSSGDIHKRIGQEIPLRSIRQILERLIDSGEVNFQGDKRWRRYWLATLS; via the coding sequence ATGCAGCGCGAAGGCCAAAATTACGAGAAAAAATCTCTGAAAGCTATCACAGGGACAACGGCGAACTGGGCAGAGGTCGCCAAGGACTGTATTGCTTTTGCCACATCCGGAAATGGCACTATCTGCTTTGGCATCGAAGACAAGGAAGAAGCGCCACCTCCCAACCAACTCATTGACAAATCGCTGCCGGATAGATTTCGCAGAAAAATCGCCGAGATCACAGTCAACGTCATACTTTTTCCAACAATAACGGCCCATGCCAACGGAGGTGAAGTCCTTGAGGTAAAGATACCACGCTCTCAAAGCATCCCTTCCACAACAGACGGGCGTTTCTTTATTCGTGTTAGTGACTCAATCAAGCCTGTCGTTGGCGACGAGATACTGAGACTGGCGACCGACCGAAATTCTTTTTCCTGGGAAACTCAGTGCTTATTCGACATACCCGTTGAACAAATTGATCTAATTGCATGGACTAACATAGTCGCGGCGCTAAAGAATTCTGACAGAGTAAAGCCATCTATTAAAGAAAAAACCGGCCATGAACTTATGGCACACTATATGCTTTCTAGGGATGGGCTTTTAACAAACCTTGGCATTCTTTGCATCGGCAGACCAGAAGATAGAGGCAGGCTTGGCGTAGCACCCGTTATTCAGTACTTAAAATACGACGACCAAGGCGACAAGATTGGCAAAACATCCTGGGACGATCATTCACTCAACCCGCTAGCTCTCATTGACGCTATTTGGAATGAAATTCAAGAGTTTAAGGAATTTTTTGAATTTCCTCACGGCCTATTCCGCCAGCAAATTCCGTCATATGACCGAACCGTCATTCGCGAACTCTTAGTCAATGCCATTGTGCACAGACCCTACACGCAACGTGGCGACATATTTATCAACAGCCACCCTAAAGAAATGACTATCGTCAACCCTGGAGCTCTGCCCATTGGAGTTACAGCACAGAACATCCTACACACGACTATTCGACGCAACGAACACCTCGCAAGACTTTTCCACGACTTGAACCTTATGGAACGCGAGGGCAGCGGATTTGATAAGATATACGAAATTCTTCTCTCGCAAGGGAAAGCCCCTCCCTGTGTAACCGAAAAGCACGACAGAGTCGAAGTGACCGTTTCAAAGTCCATAATCAAACCAGAACTTATTGATTTCATAGCAAAAATAGACTCGCAGTACTATCTCACACAACGCGAGAAAATTGCCCTCGGCATTATAATACAGCACGAATCAATTTCATCTACTGAGTTGGCCCGCGCGCTAGGCCTAGAAACGACGGAGAGCACAAAGAACTGGGTCAACAAACTCATCACAGCATCTATCATACAAAAACGAGGAAAAACTCAAGCAATGTCTTTTTTCGTAGACCCTAATCTGTTAAGAAACATTGAATTTATCCCTCAAACCACTCTAAGGAGAATCGAACCTCACAGACTAAAAGCCCTTGTAATAGAAGACTTGTCTCGCTATCCCAAATCATCATCTGGCGACATCCATAAACGCATTGGCCAGGAGATCCCCTTGCGCAGTATACGTCAAATCCTCGAACGCCTTATCGACTCGGGGGAAGTCAATTTCCAGGGGGATAAACGCTGGCGGCGGTATTGGCTTGCCACACTTTCCTAA
- a CDS encoding type II toxin-antitoxin system RelE family toxin, with the protein MALKLDLERRARDFLDGLPAKQFRQVAVRLFDLLRDPDAPDTSALKNSPYRRADVGEYRIVYRVAVDVLIVPLVGRIYGG; encoded by the coding sequence ATGGCCCTGAAGCTTGATCTGGAGCGCCGCGCCCGGGATTTTCTGGATGGCCTGCCGGCCAAGCAATTCCGGCAAGTGGCGGTGCGGCTTTTCGATTTGCTGCGCGACCCGGATGCGCCGGACACGTCGGCCTTGAAAAATTCGCCCTACCGACGGGCCGACGTCGGGGAATACCGCATCGTCTACCGGGTGGCGGTGGACGTGTTGATCGTGCCGCTCGTTGGGAGGATATATGGGGGATAA
- a CDS encoding type II toxin-antitoxin system Phd/YefM family antitoxin encodes MKTTATVLKNNLGEYLQAASREPVTITRQGKAYAVLLSVEEYERLLELEDAWWARRAAEAEAGGEFLGPEASLAFMRDRLHGPEA; translated from the coding sequence ATGAAAACCACGGCCACGGTGCTCAAAAATAATCTTGGCGAATATTTGCAGGCGGCATCCCGGGAGCCGGTGACGATCACGCGGCAGGGCAAGGCCTATGCGGTGTTGTTGTCGGTGGAGGAATACGAGCGGCTGCTGGAGCTGGAGGACGCCTGGTGGGCACGCCGCGCGGCCGAAGCCGAGGCGGGCGGCGAGTTCTTGGGACCGGAGGCGTCGTTGGCCTTTATGAGGGACCGCCTGCATGGCCCTGAAGCTTGA